In Halobaculum limi, one DNA window encodes the following:
- a CDS encoding TspO/MBR family protein, translating into MTDSAASLDSRGPLAGLDDRLDGLLGLAALVLAVNVVGGVPAVLGGPDSAWFEALTKPALYPPPWLFGVVWTTLFTLTGAAVWLLVRADASPERRVAFGAFVLQFAFNVAWTPAFFQFQQIGVALGIIAVLVVLLTGTVVAFARVDRRAAALLVPYLAWVSFATVLNYQFLVLN; encoded by the coding sequence GTGACCGATTCAGCCGCTTCACTCGACAGTCGCGGGCCGCTCGCTGGACTCGACGACCGCCTCGACGGCCTCCTCGGCCTCGCTGCGCTCGTCCTCGCCGTCAACGTCGTCGGCGGGGTGCCCGCCGTCCTCGGCGGGCCCGACTCCGCGTGGTTCGAGGCGCTGACCAAGCCAGCGCTGTACCCGCCGCCGTGGCTGTTCGGCGTCGTCTGGACGACGCTGTTCACGCTCACGGGCGCGGCCGTCTGGTTGCTCGTCCGCGCCGACGCCTCGCCCGAGCGACGGGTCGCCTTCGGCGCGTTCGTCCTCCAGTTCGCGTTCAACGTCGCGTGGACGCCCGCGTTCTTCCAGTTCCAACAGATCGGCGTCGCCCTCGGCATCATCGCCGTCCTCGTCGTCTTGTTGACGGGCACGGTCGTCGCGTTCGCTCGCGTCGACCGCCGCGCGGCGGCGCTGCTGGTGCCGTATCTCGCGTGGGTGAGTTTCGCGACGGTGCTGAACTACCAGTTCCTCGTACTCAACTGA
- a CDS encoding threonine aldolase family protein, with product MIDFRSDTVTRPSDEMRDAARDAEVGDDVYQDDPTINELERRAADLVGMEAALYVPSGTMGNQVAIRTHTDRGQELLCDEQAHIYKWELGGIAQLSSVQPRILDCGERAVPTPEQVREGYVEEDLHRPGTGLLCLENTHNSRGGIAVPKADIDAAADAAHDLDVPVHLDGARFLNACVARDVDPAEMTAEVDTVMFCLSKGLGAPVGSIVAGPQEFVDRARRIRKLFGGAMRQAGMIAAPGLLALENVERLADDHANAAALAEGLNDIEGLSAPAPDTNIVMVNSEAAGLTGEELSAACKEHGVKFHAFGEYTCRLCTHLDVDADDVTEGLSRIEAAVGEA from the coding sequence ATGATCGACTTCCGTTCGGACACGGTCACGCGACCGAGCGACGAGATGCGCGACGCCGCCCGCGACGCCGAGGTGGGCGACGACGTGTACCAAGACGACCCGACGATCAACGAACTCGAACGCCGCGCCGCGGACCTCGTCGGGATGGAGGCGGCGCTGTACGTCCCCTCGGGGACGATGGGCAACCAGGTCGCCATCCGGACCCACACCGACCGCGGGCAGGAGTTGCTCTGTGACGAACAGGCGCACATCTACAAGTGGGAACTCGGCGGCATCGCGCAGTTGTCGTCGGTCCAGCCACGTATCCTCGACTGCGGCGAGCGTGCGGTCCCCACGCCCGAGCAAGTGCGCGAGGGCTACGTCGAGGAGGACCTCCACCGGCCCGGCACCGGCCTCCTCTGTCTGGAGAACACGCACAATTCCCGCGGCGGCATCGCCGTCCCCAAGGCTGACATCGACGCGGCCGCCGACGCCGCGCACGACCTCGACGTGCCGGTCCACCTCGACGGCGCGCGCTTCCTCAACGCCTGCGTCGCCCGCGACGTTGACCCCGCGGAGATGACCGCCGAGGTGGACACGGTGATGTTCTGTCTCTCGAAGGGGCTTGGCGCACCAGTCGGGTCCATCGTCGCCGGCCCGCAGGAGTTCGTCGACCGCGCGCGTCGCATCCGCAAACTGTTCGGCGGCGCGATGCGGCAGGCGGGAATGATCGCCGCGCCCGGCCTCCTCGCCTTAGAGAACGTCGAGCGACTCGCCGACGACCACGCAAACGCCGCCGCACTCGCCGAGGGGTTGAACGACATCGAGGGTCTCTCTGCGCCCGCCCCCGACACGAACATCGTGATGGTGAACAGCGAGGCCGCGGGGCTGACCGGCGAGGAACTCTCCGCCGCGTGCAAGGAGCACGGCGTGAAATTCCACGCGTTCGGCGAGTACACCTGCCGGCTGTGTACCCACCTCGACGTCGACGCCGACGACGTGACCGAAGGGCTCTCGCGAATCGAGGCGGCCGTCGGCGAGGCCTGA
- the alaS gene encoding alanine--tRNA ligase — MSDLTAEYRLEYFEEEGFSRRECPSCGAHFWTRDEDRELCGEPPCEDYSFIGEPGFDEPYTLEEMREAFLSYFEANGHERIAPYPVAANRWRDDVLLTQASIYDFQPLVTSGETPPPANPLTISQPCIRMQDIDNVGKTGRHTMAFEMMAHHAFNAKEEVGDKYAYSGEVYWKDETVRLCDGLFEELGADLSEITYIEDPWVGGGNAGPAIEVIYKGAELATLVFMSLEQDPDGEYELKDGNTYSEMDTYIVDTGYGLERWTWMSQGTPTVYEAVYPEMINFLKTNAGIDLSDEEEDLVRRASTLAGHLDIDEAEDIEAARDNIADKLGVDTDDLTALLEPLESIYAIADHCRTLAYMFGDEIVPSNVGTGYLARMVLRRTKRLVDEVGVDAPLDELVDMQADRLGYENRDTIRDMVRTEVEKYRETLERGGRKVEALADEYAGTGEPIPVEDLIELYDSHGIQPDMVEDIAADRGASVDVPDDFYGLVASRHDSAQAFDRGEGADERLADLPATERLYYDDQERTEFEAVVLDVFEREDGYDVVLDQTMFYPEGGGQPADRGTLSTDDATVEVEDVQLDGDVVLHRTDEDPGKGEFVRGQIDTERRRRLMRHHTATHIVGYAARQVLGDHVRQAGAQKGIQSSRLDVAHYERVSREQVKAIEHVANDLVRQNLPVKQEWPDRHEAESEHGFDLYQGGIPPGEQIRLIRVGDDVQACGGTHVARTGDIGTIKLLKAEPVQDGVERLVFAAGEAAIDATHRTEDALYDAGAVLDVDPQEVPETAERFFTEWKERGKTIDRLKEELAELRAAEGGEEVEIGDAVAVVQRMDADSDELRATANAHVEDGRIAVLGSGAGGAATFVVGVPDGVGVNAGEVVGELAARVGGGGGGPPDFAQGGGPDVDALDDALEAAPDVLRQKLEA; from the coding sequence ATGAGCGACCTTACTGCCGAGTACCGCCTCGAGTATTTCGAGGAGGAGGGGTTCTCGCGACGGGAGTGTCCCTCCTGTGGTGCACACTTCTGGACCCGCGACGAGGACCGGGAACTGTGCGGCGAACCGCCGTGTGAGGACTACTCGTTCATCGGCGAACCTGGCTTCGACGAGCCGTACACGCTCGAAGAGATGCGCGAGGCGTTTCTCTCGTACTTCGAGGCCAACGGCCACGAGCGAATCGCGCCGTACCCGGTCGCGGCCAACCGCTGGCGCGACGACGTCCTCCTGACGCAGGCGTCCATCTACGACTTCCAGCCGCTGGTCACCTCCGGAGAGACGCCGCCGCCGGCAAACCCACTCACCATCTCGCAGCCGTGTATCCGGATGCAGGACATCGACAACGTGGGCAAGACCGGCCGCCACACGATGGCGTTCGAGATGATGGCCCACCACGCGTTCAACGCCAAAGAGGAGGTCGGCGACAAGTACGCGTACTCGGGAGAAGTCTACTGGAAAGACGAGACCGTCCGCCTGTGTGACGGACTGTTCGAAGAACTCGGCGCGGATCTGTCTGAGATCACCTACATCGAAGACCCGTGGGTCGGCGGCGGCAACGCCGGTCCCGCAATCGAGGTCATCTACAAGGGAGCGGAACTGGCGACGCTCGTCTTCATGTCCTTAGAGCAGGACCCCGACGGCGAGTATGAACTCAAAGACGGCAACACGTACTCGGAGATGGACACGTACATCGTCGACACCGGGTACGGCCTGGAGCGGTGGACGTGGATGAGCCAGGGGACGCCGACCGTCTACGAGGCCGTCTACCCCGAGATGATCAACTTCCTCAAGACGAACGCTGGGATCGACCTCAGCGACGAGGAAGAAGACCTGGTGCGCCGCGCCTCGACGCTGGCGGGCCACCTCGACATCGACGAGGCCGAAGACATCGAGGCCGCCCGCGACAACATCGCGGACAAACTCGGCGTCGACACGGACGACCTCACCGCCCTGCTGGAGCCACTCGAGAGCATCTACGCCATCGCCGACCACTGCCGGACGCTCGCGTACATGTTCGGCGACGAGATCGTGCCCTCGAACGTCGGCACGGGCTATCTCGCCCGGATGGTCCTCCGGCGGACGAAACGGCTCGTCGACGAGGTCGGCGTGGACGCCCCGCTCGACGAGTTGGTGGACATGCAGGCGGACCGCCTCGGCTACGAGAACCGCGACACCATCCGCGACATGGTGCGCACCGAGGTCGAGAAGTACCGCGAGACGCTCGAACGCGGCGGTCGCAAGGTAGAGGCGCTCGCCGACGAGTACGCCGGCACCGGCGAGCCGATTCCGGTCGAAGACCTCATCGAACTGTACGACTCCCACGGTATCCAGCCAGATATGGTCGAAGACATCGCCGCCGACCGCGGCGCGAGCGTCGACGTGCCCGACGACTTCTACGGCTTGGTCGCCTCGCGACACGACTCCGCGCAGGCGTTCGACCGTGGCGAGGGGGCCGACGAGCGACTCGCCGACCTCCCCGCGACGGAGCGACTCTACTACGACGACCAGGAGCGCACGGAGTTCGAGGCGGTCGTCCTCGACGTGTTCGAGCGTGAGGACGGCTACGACGTGGTGCTCGACCAGACGATGTTCTACCCCGAAGGCGGGGGGCAGCCAGCAGACCGCGGGACGCTGTCGACGGACGACGCGACCGTCGAAGTCGAAGACGTCCAACTCGACGGCGACGTGGTCCTCCACCGCACGGACGAAGACCCCGGCAAAGGCGAGTTCGTCCGTGGTCAGATCGACACCGAACGTCGCCGTCGGCTGATGCGCCACCACACCGCCACCCACATCGTCGGCTACGCCGCCCGGCAGGTGCTCGGCGACCACGTCCGACAGGCGGGCGCACAGAAGGGCATCCAGTCGTCTCGGCTGGACGTGGCCCACTACGAACGCGTCAGTCGTGAACAGGTGAAAGCCATCGAGCACGTGGCGAACGACCTCGTCCGGCAGAACCTCCCCGTGAAACAGGAGTGGCCCGACCGCCACGAGGCGGAGTCGGAACACGGCTTCGACCTGTACCAGGGTGGCATCCCGCCGGGCGAGCAGATTCGCCTCATCCGCGTCGGCGACGACGTGCAAGCCTGCGGTGGGACGCACGTCGCGCGGACCGGCGACATCGGCACGATCAAACTGCTGAAGGCGGAACCGGTGCAGGACGGCGTCGAACGACTCGTGTTCGCGGCGGGCGAGGCGGCCATCGACGCCACCCACCGCACCGAGGACGCCCTCTACGACGCCGGCGCTGTCCTCGACGTGGACCCACAAGAGGTGCCCGAGACGGCAGAGCGCTTCTTCACGGAGTGGAAGGAACGCGGCAAGACCATCGACCGCCTGAAGGAGGAACTCGCGGAACTGCGCGCCGCCGAGGGCGGCGAGGAGGTCGAAATCGGCGACGCCGTCGCGGTCGTCCAGCGGATGGACGCCGACAGCGACGAACTCCGCGCCACCGCCAACGCCCACGTCGAAGACGGCCGTATCGCCGTCCTCGGGTCGGGTGCGGGCGGCGCGGCCACCTTCGTCGTCGGCGTCCCCGACGGCGTCGGCGTCAACGCCGGTGAGGTCGTCGGCGAACTCGCCGCTCGCGTCGGCGGCGGCGGCGGCGGCCCGCCGGACTTCGCGCAGGGCGGCGGCCCCGACGTGGACGCCCTCGACGACGCCCTCGAGGCTGCGCCGGACGTCCTCCGGCAGAAACTCGAGGCCTGA
- a CDS encoding type 1 glutamine amidotransferase: MTRLRLALLNAAHDGANTARNFRRELDADLAEFNANDQQLPDDFEFDGVVITGSRSSVYWDEEWIDPLIDWTAEAAERGLPILGVCYGHQVLAEALGGRVGGMDDFEIGYNQISHHGDDALFAGIDEEFTVFTTHGDAVVELPPGAKLLAENEFGVHAFRDGHCWGVQFHPEYDIETARTVTEGKRERIGDEKVDAVLAGITPEHYDAACEAKTLFDNFTAYCRRVRDEADGDAGEGAGVEA; the protein is encoded by the coding sequence ATGACACGGCTTCGCCTCGCGCTTCTCAACGCGGCCCACGATGGCGCGAACACTGCCCGCAACTTCCGGCGGGAACTCGACGCCGACCTCGCGGAGTTCAACGCGAACGACCAGCAACTCCCCGATGACTTCGAGTTCGACGGCGTGGTGATCACTGGCTCCCGGTCGTCAGTCTACTGGGACGAGGAGTGGATCGACCCGCTGATCGACTGGACGGCCGAGGCCGCCGAGCGTGGCCTGCCGATCCTTGGGGTCTGTTACGGCCATCAGGTGCTCGCGGAGGCGCTGGGCGGGCGCGTCGGCGGGATGGACGACTTCGAGATTGGCTACAACCAGATCAGCCACCACGGCGACGACGCACTGTTCGCCGGCATCGACGAGGAGTTCACCGTCTTCACCACACACGGCGACGCGGTGGTGGAGTTGCCGCCGGGTGCGAAACTGCTCGCGGAAAACGAGTTCGGCGTCCACGCCTTCCGCGACGGCCATTGCTGGGGCGTCCAGTTCCACCCCGAGTACGACATCGAGACGGCCCGCACCGTCACCGAGGGGAAACGCGAGCGCATCGGCGACGAGAAAGTGGACGCGGTGTTGGCGGGTATCACGCCCGAGCACTACGACGCCGCCTGCGAGGCGAAGACGCTGTTCGACAACTTCACCGCCTACTGCCGCCGCGTCCGCGACGAGGCCGACGGCGACGCAGGCGAGGGTGCGGGCGTCGAAGCCTGA
- a CDS encoding nucleoside triphosphate pyrophosphohydrolase — protein MAGDDATTEYDKLVRDDIPAVICESGEMPVTRVVDGEELQRYLLQKLVEEAEEARAAREDPAESVDAELADCVAVLDALLDCRDRERVGRLRREKAADRGAFDDGVVLERVDPDA, from the coding sequence ATGGCTGGTGACGACGCCACCACCGAGTACGACAAACTCGTTCGCGACGACATCCCGGCGGTGATTTGTGAGAGCGGTGAGATGCCCGTCACCAGGGTCGTCGACGGCGAGGAACTCCAGCGGTACCTCCTCCAGAAACTGGTCGAGGAGGCAGAGGAAGCGCGTGCGGCACGCGAGGACCCGGCGGAGTCGGTCGACGCCGAACTCGCCGACTGCGTGGCGGTGCTCGACGCTCTCCTCGACTGTCGTGACCGGGAGCGAGTCGGCCGCCTCCGTCGGGAGAAGGCGGCCGACCGTGGTGCGTTCGACGACGGCGTGGTGTTGGAACGCGTCGACCCCGACGCGTAG
- the lrp gene encoding HTH-type transcriptional regulator Lrp, whose product MTYENLDARLVNSLLGNGRASLRSLGEELDVSVTTVSNHLRDLEDEGVIEGYTPRVNYDRLGYDVTAIVQLKVEGSALPDIVDRLREQKQMVSVYEVTGDYDVIAIGKFHDTDEMNEGIKGLLADQDIRETNTSVVLNTVVENAQFDLDTEE is encoded by the coding sequence ATGACGTACGAAAATCTCGATGCCAGGCTCGTCAACTCGCTGTTAGGTAACGGGCGTGCAAGCCTCCGGTCGCTCGGTGAGGAACTCGACGTGTCGGTAACGACCGTCTCGAACCACCTCCGCGACTTGGAAGACGAGGGCGTCATCGAGGGGTACACGCCGCGGGTGAACTACGACCGCCTCGGCTACGACGTGACCGCCATCGTCCAGTTGAAAGTCGAGGGGAGTGCGCTGCCGGACATCGTCGACCGCCTGCGCGAGCAGAAACAGATGGTCTCGGTGTACGAGGTCACCGGCGACTACGACGTCATCGCCATCGGCAAGTTCCACGACACCGACGAGATGAACGAGGGGATCAAGGGACTGCTCGCGGACCAAGACATCCGCGAGACGAACACCTCGGTCGTCCTCAACACCGTCGTCGAGAACGCACAGTTCGACCTCGACACCGAAGAGTAA
- a CDS encoding aminopeptidase, with protein MDPRIREHAETIVDHSIELEEGDNLVIHMPAEAEDLAVALHEYAGDIGANPVYLNNSQRAARAYLRAHDDDFELPSHELALYEETDAFVIARSGGNVSEKADVDPETTAAFNRATRQVTQERLSKTWCLTQFPTQGHAQLAGMSTEEYENFVYDAVSLDWEEQHEFQQQMVELVNDAEEVRIRSGEETDVTMSVAGNVALNDDGKANLPGGEIFTTPVKDSVNGEVHFDLPLYRQGREIEGVRLTFEDGRVESFSAERNEEVLEGVFDTDEGARYLGELGIGMNRAIDRFTYNMLFDEKMGDTVHMAVGAAYPETVGDDNEVNESAEHVDMIVDMSEDSVIELDGEVVQRNGTFRFEDGFEEA; from the coding sequence ATGGACCCACGTATCCGCGAACACGCAGAGACTATCGTCGACCACTCCATCGAACTGGAGGAAGGCGACAACCTCGTCATCCACATGCCCGCCGAGGCCGAGGACCTCGCGGTCGCCCTTCACGAGTACGCCGGCGACATCGGCGCGAACCCGGTGTACCTCAACAACTCCCAGCGTGCCGCCCGCGCGTACCTCCGCGCTCACGACGACGACTTCGAGTTGCCGAGTCACGAGCTCGCCCTCTACGAGGAGACGGACGCGTTCGTCATCGCCAGAAGCGGCGGCAACGTCTCCGAGAAGGCCGACGTCGACCCCGAGACGACCGCCGCGTTCAACCGCGCGACCCGACAGGTGACGCAGGAACGCCTCTCGAAGACGTGGTGTCTCACGCAGTTCCCGACGCAGGGCCACGCGCAACTGGCCGGGATGAGCACCGAGGAGTACGAGAACTTCGTGTACGACGCGGTGAGCCTCGACTGGGAGGAGCAACACGAGTTCCAACAGCAGATGGTTGAGTTGGTGAACGACGCCGAGGAGGTGCGCATTCGCTCGGGCGAGGAGACGGACGTCACGATGTCCGTCGCGGGTAACGTCGCCCTCAACGACGACGGGAAGGCGAACCTCCCCGGCGGCGAGATATTCACCACGCCAGTCAAAGACAGCGTGAACGGCGAGGTCCACTTCGACCTGCCGCTGTACCGACAGGGCCGCGAGATCGAGGGCGTCCGCCTCACGTTCGAGGACGGCCGCGTCGAGTCGTTCTCGGCCGAACGCAACGAGGAGGTGCTCGAAGGTGTGTTCGACACCGACGAGGGTGCACGCTACTTGGGCGAACTCGGCATCGGGATGAACCGCGCCATCGACCGGTTCACGTACAATATGCTGTTCGACGAGAAGATGGGCGACACCGTCCATATGGCCGTCGGCGCCGCGTACCCCGAGACGGTCGGCGACGACAACGAAGTGAACGAGTCGGCCGAACACGTCGACATGATCGTCGACATGAGCGAGGATTCGGTCATCGAACTCGATGGTGAGGTCGTCCAGCGGAACGGAACCTTCCGGTTCGAAGACGGGTTCGAAGAGGCGTAG
- a CDS encoding GAF domain-containing protein, with protein sequence MADSVAEPSCLVLIVTEDERAVPDGLTRSILDALGDSAAETVGPASLAERFERPRRPDAILLVDEPPIADETRAMLAATQVPVVVYAATEPPATDQFVDGYVDSGSAPAQVAKEIERAHEGETRRQLRAARQRVTELHAGAAEIAAADDVAELFDEAVEVAQRVLSFDHCGIAVNKGAEMVVQARSETVDWLRTRVPVDESLGGRAFLRNETIHVDDVSTHELYGDDANGSGISVPFGDDGVFQAVSKRPNAFDETDRELAELLATHVGQAYERLRTEADLSRRERVLTELHKAAPRLVDADSEDELFELTVEIAQRVLAFDRSCVYTVDDDRFRRRATSDTTLPAELPRDFGVMEATHTDGQSFVVDDIASDDVAESYDGASKSLVSVPFADGAVFQAVTDAVSQFDHHDLESAELLTSYATVTHERIQSEAEVREARRVTERLHDAATDLATADDERALIQRAMTAAQDVLSFDKSTFTMRQGDKLVPTVDSEGSPPNSSRPMDIDEGVAGQTYQTGESTLIHDVRDHETAEPVRAEYRSGLSVPVGDLGVFQAVATEPEAFTQSDLNNAELLMTHVAVSLERLRTEVDLRAEHDRLSALFENVPDAAISFELVNGDPVVRSYNSAFDETFGFGETVVGESIDDYIVPDADRREASELNERLRNGESVRQECRRRTADGVRDFLMYVVPLEAGAENVGGYAIYSDISERKERERALQRQNERLDEFASVVSHDLRNPISIAEGYIELVRETGEMEHLDTVADAVERMRHLVDDLLRLAREGRVVGETELVDLAETARGAWGIVDTADATLSTEAGDIDADPERLGELLQNLFRNSIEHGGDDVHVTVEPTARGFAVSDDGPGVDPEDRLSVFDVGVSTAEDGTGFGLAIVRRIADAHEWSVTLTDSEAGGARFEFVTAV encoded by the coding sequence ATGGCGGACTCTGTCGCGGAGCCGTCCTGTCTCGTCCTCATCGTGACCGAGGACGAACGGGCGGTTCCCGACGGACTCACTCGGTCGATCCTCGATGCACTCGGGGACAGTGCCGCCGAGACCGTCGGGCCAGCGTCGCTCGCGGAGCGGTTCGAGCGACCGCGTCGCCCCGACGCGATCCTCCTCGTCGACGAGCCGCCGATAGCCGACGAGACGCGAGCGATGCTCGCGGCCACACAGGTCCCGGTCGTCGTGTACGCGGCGACCGAACCGCCGGCAACCGACCAGTTCGTCGACGGCTACGTCGACAGCGGGAGCGCCCCCGCGCAGGTTGCCAAAGAGATCGAACGTGCCCACGAGGGCGAGACGCGACGACAACTCCGGGCGGCGCGACAGCGCGTGACGGAACTGCACGCGGGGGCCGCAGAGATCGCCGCCGCCGATGACGTTGCGGAACTGTTCGACGAGGCAGTCGAAGTCGCACAGCGAGTGCTCTCGTTCGACCACTGTGGCATCGCGGTCAACAAGGGGGCGGAGATGGTGGTACAGGCGCGGTCGGAGACCGTCGACTGGCTTCGCACTCGCGTCCCGGTCGACGAGTCGCTCGGCGGGCGTGCGTTCCTTCGCAACGAGACCATCCACGTCGACGACGTGTCGACACACGAGTTGTACGGTGACGACGCCAACGGCTCCGGCATCTCCGTCCCCTTCGGCGACGACGGCGTCTTCCAAGCCGTCTCGAAGCGCCCGAACGCGTTCGACGAGACGGACAGAGAGTTGGCGGAACTGCTCGCGACGCACGTCGGGCAGGCGTACGAGCGCCTGCGGACGGAGGCGGACCTGTCGCGGCGCGAGCGGGTGCTGACCGAACTTCACAAGGCCGCACCCAGACTCGTCGACGCCGACTCGGAGGACGAACTGTTCGAGTTGACCGTCGAGATTGCACAGCGAGTGTTGGCGTTCGACCGGTCGTGCGTGTACACCGTCGACGACGACCGCTTCCGGCGACGGGCCACCTCTGACACGACGCTGCCTGCCGAACTCCCGCGAGACTTCGGCGTGATGGAGGCCACCCACACTGACGGGCAGTCGTTCGTCGTCGACGACATCGCGAGCGACGACGTCGCAGAGTCGTACGACGGGGCCTCGAAGTCGCTCGTGTCGGTCCCGTTCGCTGACGGCGCCGTCTTTCAGGCCGTCACCGACGCCGTCAGTCAGTTCGACCACCACGACCTCGAATCCGCGGAACTGCTGACCTCGTACGCGACGGTGACCCACGAGCGCATCCAGTCGGAGGCCGAGGTGCGGGAGGCACGCCGCGTCACCGAACGACTCCACGACGCTGCCACCGACCTCGCGACGGCCGACGACGAACGGGCGCTCATCCAGCGTGCGATGACCGCCGCACAGGACGTGCTCTCGTTCGACAAGTCGACGTTCACGATGCGACAGGGCGACAAACTCGTGCCGACGGTCGACTCCGAGGGGAGTCCACCGAACAGTTCCCGCCCGATGGACATCGACGAGGGCGTCGCCGGGCAGACGTACCAGACGGGAGAGTCCACGCTCATCCACGACGTGCGCGACCACGAGACGGCCGAACCGGTCCGCGCGGAGTACCGATCCGGACTCTCGGTTCCCGTCGGCGACCTCGGGGTGTTTCAGGCCGTCGCGACCGAACCGGAGGCGTTCACCCAAAGTGACCTCAACAACGCGGAGTTGCTGATGACCCACGTCGCCGTCTCGCTCGAACGACTGCGAACCGAGGTGGACCTCCGCGCCGAACACGACCGCCTGTCGGCGCTGTTCGAGAACGTTCCCGACGCGGCCATCTCCTTCGAGTTGGTCAACGGTGACCCCGTCGTCCGGTCGTACAACTCGGCGTTCGACGAGACGTTCGGCTTCGGCGAGACGGTCGTCGGCGAGTCCATCGACGACTACATCGTCCCCGACGCCGACCGACGGGAGGCGAGCGAACTGAACGAACGCCTCCGCAACGGCGAGAGCGTCCGGCAAGAGTGCCGTCGCCGCACCGCCGACGGCGTTCGCGACTTCCTGATGTACGTCGTTCCACTCGAAGCCGGGGCCGAGAACGTCGGCGGCTACGCTATCTACTCGGACATCAGCGAGCGGAAAGAGCGCGAGCGAGCGCTCCAGCGGCAGAACGAACGCCTCGACGAGTTCGCGAGCGTCGTCTCACACGACCTCCGCAACCCCATCTCCATCGCCGAGGGCTACATCGAGTTGGTACGTGAGACGGGCGAGATGGAACATCTCGACACCGTCGCCGACGCCGTCGAACGGATGCGCCATCTCGTCGACGACTTACTCAGACTCGCCCGCGAGGGCCGGGTCGTCGGCGAGACGGAACTGGTCGACTTGGCCGAGACCGCTCGCGGCGCGTGGGGCATCGTCGACACCGCGGACGCGACGCTGTCGACAGAAGCGGGCGACATCGACGCGGACCCCGAGCGTCTCGGCGAACTCCTGCAGAACCTCTTTCGAAACAGCATCGAACACGGCGGCGACGACGTCCACGTCACGGTCGAACCGACGGCGCGCGGGTTCGCCGTGAGCGACGACGGCCCCGGAGTCGACCCGGAGGATCGGTTGTCCGTGTTCGACGTGGGCGTCTCGACGGCGGAGGACGGAACCGGCTTCGGCCTCGCCATCGTCCGTCGCATCGCAGACGCCCACGAGTGGTCGGTGACGCTGACCGACAGCGAGGCGGGCGGCGCACGCTTCGAGTTCGTCACCGCCGTTTGA
- a CDS encoding alpha/beta fold hydrolase, with amino-acid sequence MPYATNGDVDLYYEVDGEGRDAHDVDAVVCCGEIGYGPWQWGWQHAAIAGPYRTVVPATRGTADSDAQPGPYTVGQLAADLDAVLADAGIDKCHAVGVGLGGMVALHAALHSQRIRNLALVGTSAYGGGLDPDPLWADPGDPAALESSLRATLTDDFLDTQPDLVSRVVEWRANEDADREAWEATRAAVREFDVSNRLYEITNETLVLHGREDVVCPPTKGEELAEGLPRGEFVGIEDAAHLATIEASREVNDRILDFFAEE; translated from the coding sequence GTGCCGTACGCGACGAACGGAGACGTGGACCTGTACTACGAGGTGGACGGCGAGGGGCGCGACGCACACGACGTGGACGCCGTCGTCTGCTGCGGCGAGATCGGATACGGCCCGTGGCAGTGGGGGTGGCAACACGCCGCTATCGCTGGGCCCTACCGCACGGTCGTCCCGGCGACTCGCGGAACCGCCGACTCCGACGCCCAACCCGGCCCCTACACGGTCGGCCAACTCGCCGCCGACCTCGACGCCGTCCTCGCGGACGCGGGGATCGACAAGTGCCACGCCGTCGGCGTCGGCCTCGGCGGGATGGTCGCCCTGCACGCGGCGCTGCACTCTCAGCGCATCCGGAACCTCGCGCTCGTTGGAACGTCTGCATACGGAGGAGGGCTCGATCCGGACCCGCTGTGGGCCGATCCCGGCGACCCCGCCGCGTTGGAGTCGTCGCTGCGGGCGACGCTCACCGACGACTTCCTCGACACCCAACCTGACCTCGTCTCGCGAGTCGTCGAGTGGCGGGCGAACGAGGACGCCGACCGCGAGGCGTGGGAGGCGACCCGAGCGGCCGTCCGCGAGTTCGACGTGTCCAACCGCCTGTACGAGATTACGAACGAGACGCTCGTCCTCCACGGCCGCGAGGACGTGGTCTGCCCGCCGACGAAGGGGGAGGAACTCGCCGAGGGCCTGCCGCGCGGGGAGTTCGTCGGTATCGAGGATGCCGCACACCTCGCGACCATCGAGGCGAGTCGGGAAGTGAACGACCGCATTCTCGACTTCTTCGCCGAGGAGTGA